One window from the genome of Streptomyces sp. NBC_00708 encodes:
- a CDS encoding amino acid permease — translation MTSAQIDDKGQNGPHAAAADATTSAEGYQRALGARQIQMIAIGGAIGTGLFLGAGKAIAKAGPSLILAYAVAGLVIFFIMRALGELLMYRPVSGSFSEYAREFIGPFAGFVTGWTYWLFWVVTGITEVTAAAQYMTFWFSIPQWVSALIFTVILYGVNLISVKLFGELEFWFSMVKVTAIVGMILICAGILTLGFSDAGDTASVTHLWSDGGFFPHGIKGTLMTLQIVMFAFLAVELVGVTAGESKDPKTVLPKAINTVPWRIAVFYVGALIMILSVVPWTEFSPGVSPFVEAFKKMGLGVGAGIVNFVVLTAALSSCNSGMYSTGRMLRDLALNGQGPKFFTRLTRTGTPLIGTTFSAALMLVGVWINYQWPGDAFTYVVSFATISGMWAWIMILVSQIRYRRLADRGLLPQSSFRAPGAPYTSGFALAFISVVIVMMGIDKDTRISLYCAPLWALLLGVSYLVLKSRNPEGKAFAERVKR, via the coding sequence ATGACATCGGCGCAGATCGACGACAAAGGGCAGAACGGCCCGCACGCCGCAGCCGCGGATGCCACCACCTCCGCCGAGGGGTACCAGCGAGCACTCGGCGCCCGCCAGATCCAGATGATCGCGATCGGCGGAGCCATCGGCACCGGGCTCTTCCTCGGCGCCGGCAAGGCCATCGCCAAGGCCGGACCCAGCCTCATCCTGGCCTACGCCGTCGCGGGCCTGGTCATCTTCTTCATCATGCGCGCCCTGGGCGAACTCCTCATGTACCGCCCGGTCTCGGGCTCCTTCTCGGAGTACGCGCGCGAATTCATCGGCCCCTTCGCGGGCTTCGTCACCGGCTGGACGTACTGGCTGTTCTGGGTCGTCACCGGAATCACCGAAGTCACCGCCGCCGCCCAGTACATGACCTTCTGGTTCTCCATTCCGCAATGGGTCTCGGCCCTGATCTTCACGGTCATTCTCTACGGCGTGAACCTCATCTCCGTGAAACTCTTCGGAGAGCTGGAGTTCTGGTTCTCGATGGTCAAGGTCACCGCCATCGTCGGCATGATCCTCATCTGCGCCGGAATCCTCACCCTCGGCTTCTCCGACGCCGGGGACACCGCGAGCGTCACCCACCTGTGGTCCGACGGCGGCTTCTTCCCGCACGGCATCAAGGGCACCCTGATGACCCTGCAGATCGTGATGTTCGCCTTCCTCGCCGTCGAACTCGTCGGCGTCACCGCCGGTGAGTCCAAGGACCCGAAGACCGTCCTGCCCAAGGCCATCAACACCGTGCCCTGGCGCATCGCCGTCTTCTACGTCGGCGCCCTGATCATGATCCTCTCGGTGGTGCCCTGGACCGAGTTCTCGCCCGGCGTCTCCCCGTTCGTCGAAGCCTTCAAGAAGATGGGCCTCGGCGTCGGCGCCGGCATCGTCAACTTCGTCGTCCTGACCGCCGCGCTCTCCTCCTGCAACTCCGGCATGTACTCCACCGGCCGCATGCTGCGCGACCTCGCGCTCAACGGCCAGGGCCCGAAGTTCTTCACCCGGCTCACCCGGACCGGCACCCCGCTCATCGGCACCACGTTCTCCGCGGCGCTCATGCTCGTCGGCGTGTGGATCAACTACCAGTGGCCCGGCGACGCCTTCACCTACGTCGTCTCCTTCGCCACCATCTCCGGCATGTGGGCCTGGATCATGATCCTCGTCAGCCAGATCCGCTACCGCCGCCTGGCCGACCGCGGACTCCTCCCGCAGTCCTCCTTCCGGGCCCCCGGAGCCCCGTACACCAGCGGCTTCGCACTCGCCTTCATCTCCGTGGTGATCGTGATGATGGGCATCGACAAGGACACCAGGATCTCGCTGTACTGCGCCCCGCTCTGGGCCCTGCTCCTCGGCGTCTCCTACCTGGTCCTGAAGTCCAGGAACCCCGAGGGCAAGGCCTTCGCGGAACGCGTCAAGCGCTGA
- a CDS encoding M67 family metallopeptidase → MLTITQTLYDQIVAHARADHPDEACGVVAGPAGSGRPERFIPMLNAARSPTFYEFDSSDLLKLYREMDDRDEEPVIVYHSHTATEAYPSRTDVTYANEPGAHYVLVSTADTDDAGPFQFRSYQIVDGEITEEEVAVVAAYPAG, encoded by the coding sequence ATGCTGACCATCACCCAGACGCTGTACGACCAGATCGTCGCGCACGCCCGCGCCGACCACCCCGACGAGGCGTGCGGCGTCGTCGCCGGACCCGCCGGCAGCGGCCGCCCCGAGCGCTTCATCCCCATGCTCAACGCCGCGCGCTCGCCCACCTTCTACGAGTTCGACTCGTCGGACCTCCTCAAGCTCTACCGCGAGATGGACGACCGCGACGAGGAGCCCGTGATCGTCTACCACTCCCACACGGCGACCGAGGCCTACCCCTCGCGCACCGACGTCACCTACGCCAACGAGCCCGGCGCCCACTACGTCCTCGTCTCCACCGCGGACACCGACGACGCCGGCCCCTTCCAGTTCCGCTCGTACCAGATCGTGGACGGCGAGATCACCGAGGAGGAGGTGGCGGTCGTCGCGGCGTACCCGGCCGGCTGA
- a CDS encoding DUF2017 domain-containing protein: protein MAGHFEATPGGGAAVALDEVEIAILRSLAVQLLELIGPGDEPAEGEDPLAALFAEGPSEPPTDPALARLFPEAYGDKDDELRAASAEFRRFTENDLRTRKREDALVVVRTLDALTPAGDSAAVLTLTADECRNWLGSLNDLRLTIGTRLEVSDEDDGEEGSLYRLPDSDPRKPMVMAYLWLGALQETLVETLMA from the coding sequence ATGGCCGGCCACTTCGAGGCCACCCCCGGCGGCGGCGCGGCCGTCGCGCTCGACGAGGTGGAGATCGCGATCCTGCGCTCCCTCGCCGTCCAGCTCCTGGAGCTCATCGGCCCCGGCGACGAGCCCGCCGAGGGCGAGGACCCGCTCGCCGCCCTGTTCGCCGAGGGCCCCAGCGAGCCGCCCACCGACCCGGCCCTGGCCCGCCTCTTCCCCGAGGCGTACGGCGACAAGGACGACGAACTGCGCGCCGCCTCCGCCGAGTTCCGCCGGTTCACCGAGAACGACCTGCGCACCCGCAAGCGCGAGGACGCGCTCGTCGTCGTACGCACCCTCGATGCGCTGACCCCGGCCGGTGACAGTGCCGCCGTGCTCACGCTCACCGCCGACGAGTGCCGCAACTGGCTCGGCTCGCTCAACGACCTCCGCCTCACCATCGGCACCCGCCTGGAGGTCTCCGACGAGGACGACGGCGAGGAGGGCTCGCTCTACCGGCTCCCCGACAGCGACCCCCGCAAGCCCATGGTCATGGCCTACCTCTGGCTCGGCGCCCTCCAGGAAACCCTGGTCGAGACACTGATGGCGTGA
- a CDS encoding cysteine synthase — protein MRFDSPLAAVGNTPLVRLPRLSPSDDVRIWAKLEDRNPTGSIKDRPALHMVEQAEKDGRLTPGCTILEPTSGNTGISLAMAAKLKGYRIVCVMPENTSQERRDLLAMWGAEIISSPAAGGSNTAVRVAKELSAEHPDWVMLYQYGNPDNAGAHYATTGPEILADLPSVTHFVAGLGTTGTLMGVGRYLREHVEGIKIVAAEPRYDDLVYGLRNLDEGFVPELYDASVLTTRYSVGSADAVTRTRELLQQEGIFAGVSTGAALHAAIGVGNKAVKAGESADIVFVVADGGWKYLSTGVYTAPTTEAAIETLQGQLWA, from the coding sequence ATGCGCTTCGACAGCCCGCTCGCCGCGGTGGGCAACACCCCGCTCGTCCGCCTGCCGCGGCTGTCACCCTCGGACGACGTCCGCATCTGGGCCAAGCTGGAGGACCGCAACCCCACCGGCTCGATCAAGGACCGCCCCGCGCTCCACATGGTCGAACAGGCGGAGAAGGACGGCCGGCTCACCCCCGGCTGCACGATCCTCGAACCCACCAGCGGCAACACCGGCATCTCGCTCGCCATGGCGGCCAAGCTCAAGGGCTACCGCATCGTGTGCGTGATGCCGGAGAACACCTCCCAGGAGCGGCGCGACCTGCTCGCCATGTGGGGCGCCGAGATCATCTCCTCCCCGGCGGCCGGCGGCTCCAACACCGCGGTCCGCGTCGCCAAGGAGCTCTCGGCCGAGCACCCGGACTGGGTGATGCTCTACCAGTACGGCAACCCCGACAACGCGGGCGCCCACTACGCCACGACCGGCCCCGAGATCCTGGCCGACCTCCCCTCGGTCACCCACTTCGTGGCCGGCCTCGGCACGACCGGCACCCTGATGGGCGTCGGCCGCTACCTGCGCGAACACGTCGAGGGCATCAAGATCGTCGCCGCCGAGCCGCGGTACGACGACCTTGTCTACGGCCTGCGCAACCTCGACGAGGGCTTCGTACCCGAGCTGTACGACGCGTCCGTCCTCACCACGCGCTACTCGGTCGGCTCCGCCGACGCCGTCACCCGCACCCGCGAACTCCTCCAGCAGGAGGGCATCTTCGCGGGCGTCTCCACCGGGGCGGCGCTGCACGCCGCGATCGGGGTCGGCAACAAGGCGGTGAAGGCGGGGGAGTCCGCCGACATCGTCTTCGTCGTCGCCGACGGGGGCTGGAAGTACCTGTCGACAGGCGTCTACACCGCGCCGACGACCGAAGCGGCGATCGAGACGTTGCAGGGGCAGCTCTGGGCGTAA
- a CDS encoding MoaD/ThiS family protein, producing the protein MAIEVRIPTILRTYTDGAKAVEGQGDTLADLFTDLESRHTGIRERIVDGDQLRRFVNVYLNDEDVRFLDGISTKLSDGDSITILPAVAGGMN; encoded by the coding sequence ATGGCCATCGAGGTCCGCATCCCGACCATCCTCCGCACCTACACCGACGGCGCCAAGGCCGTCGAGGGCCAGGGGGACACCCTCGCCGACCTCTTCACGGACCTGGAGAGCCGCCACACCGGCATCCGGGAGCGGATCGTCGACGGCGACCAGCTGCGCCGCTTCGTCAACGTCTACCTGAACGACGAGGACGTCCGCTTCCTCGACGGCATCTCCACCAAGCTCAGCGACGGCGACAGCATCACCATCCTCCCGGCCGTCGCCGGCGGCATGAACTGA